In a genomic window of Shouchella clausii:
- a CDS encoding amidase domain-containing protein gives MKKKLVKAIHDRVEKMNQAYVRGNASIFDEDEKKAIEQERKEMEKRGAEVVRSQATGDIISVRTHEQVTQVDYAILLERLIVQDEGSYMEERVFKRRATFTEGRLRADVRLLQGPVQDALNEGAGARDEQSQKHREYNRRDAVRYAERWWNDYNPAFKRFEDNCTNFISQCLYAGGAPMTAKGNTHHGWWYENSQSMSLSWSVAHSFRWYLSGAQKGLRGEEKQRASQLLPGDVICYDFDGSGRWDHTAIVVAKDLRNEPLVNAQTVNSRMRYWTYQNSPAYTPDIQYKFFRIVVD, from the coding sequence ATGAAAAAAAAACTCGTAAAAGCAATTCATGACCGTGTAGAGAAAATGAACCAAGCGTATGTAAGGGGAAATGCGTCCATCTTTGACGAGGATGAAAAAAAAGCGATTGAACAAGAGCGGAAAGAGATGGAAAAAAGGGGGGCAGAAGTCGTCCGTTCTCAAGCAACAGGAGACATCATTTCGGTACGCACCCATGAACAAGTGACGCAAGTCGATTACGCCATTTTGCTTGAACGGTTAATTGTTCAAGATGAAGGCAGCTATATGGAAGAAAGGGTGTTTAAACGTAGGGCAACCTTTACGGAAGGGAGGCTACGTGCCGATGTCCGTCTGCTTCAAGGACCAGTGCAAGACGCACTGAATGAAGGCGCGGGGGCTCGAGACGAGCAAAGTCAAAAGCACCGTGAGTACAACCGCCGTGATGCAGTCCGATATGCGGAAAGGTGGTGGAATGATTATAACCCCGCATTTAAGCGCTTTGAAGACAATTGCACCAATTTTATTTCGCAATGCCTGTATGCTGGAGGCGCGCCAATGACCGCTAAAGGCAACACACACCACGGTTGGTGGTATGAAAACAGCCAATCGATGAGTTTAAGCTGGTCTGTTGCCCATTCTTTTCGCTGGTATTTAAGCGGCGCCCAAAAGGGACTCCGTGGCGAGGAAAAACAACGAGCAAGCCAATTGTTGCCTGGGGATGTCATTTGCTATGACTTTGATGGGTCGGGGAGGTGGGACCATACAGCGATTGTTGTAGCGAAAGATTTGCGCAATGAACCCCTTGTCAATGCACAAACAGTCAATAGCCGCATGCGTTATTGGACTTACCAAAACTCACCTGCTTATACACCAGATATCCAATATAAATTTTTCCGCATTGTCGTTGACTAA
- a CDS encoding GNAT family N-acetyltransferase, with product MIRFAQQADANALHHLLQLAFSKYDTDLTDTPALAETPTSLREKMASSYKALLVIKNGQISAMCLFQIVNGSCHFIRLCVHPAYQGQGLGTLLLKEMEQHANAQGCSSMCCQARKANCAYYEKLGYSISGYHAQSDLYLLKKMLKERQTRQCA from the coding sequence ATGATACGGTTCGCACAACAGGCAGACGCCAACGCCCTTCATCATTTATTGCAACTTGCTTTTAGCAAATATGACACCGATTTGACCGATACGCCAGCCCTTGCAGAAACGCCAACCTCTCTAAGAGAAAAGATGGCTTCAAGCTACAAGGCACTCCTCGTCATAAAAAATGGGCAAATTTCGGCAATGTGTTTATTTCAAATCGTAAATGGCAGTTGCCATTTTATCCGTCTCTGTGTTCACCCGGCATACCAAGGTCAAGGGCTGGGTACTTTGCTTCTGAAAGAAATGGAACAGCATGCGAATGCCCAAGGTTGTTCCTCAATGTGTTGTCAAGCACGGAAAGCCAACTGTGCTTACTACGAAAAACTAGGCTACAGCATTTCTGGGTACCACGCTCAATCTGACTTGTATTTGTTAAAAAAGATGCTCAAGGAAAGACAAACAAGGCAGTGTGCATAA
- a CDS encoding methylated-DNA--[protein]-cysteine S-methyltransferase: protein MSSLKQMYVKEMESPLGLLSIVASERGVCQIHFGEINKAQVTAKLSKAGIRPQWIHLNENEDLDICAQLCEYFNGLRVEFDADLDLIGTPFQLKVWKELQNIGYGETKSYKDIAQAIGAPKAVRAVGGANNQNPLPILIPCHRVIGSNGAMVGYGGGLTKKQLLLGLEGALKISS, encoded by the coding sequence ATGAGTTCGCTTAAGCAAATGTACGTCAAAGAAATGGAGAGTCCCCTTGGATTGTTGTCCATTGTCGCATCGGAGCGAGGAGTTTGCCAAATCCACTTTGGTGAAATAAACAAAGCACAAGTTACGGCAAAGCTGTCAAAAGCGGGAATACGGCCTCAATGGATTCATTTAAATGAAAATGAAGATCTTGATATTTGTGCGCAGTTGTGCGAATACTTTAATGGTCTCCGTGTTGAGTTTGATGCCGACCTCGATTTAATCGGTACGCCGTTTCAACTAAAAGTATGGAAAGAACTACAAAACATTGGCTATGGTGAAACAAAATCGTATAAAGATATTGCCCAGGCAATAGGAGCGCCTAAAGCCGTTCGCGCAGTGGGCGGCGCCAATAATCAAAACCCCCTTCCTATATTGATCCCATGCCATAGAGTAATCGGCAGCAATGGGGCAATGGTTGGATACGGAGGCGGCTTGACGAAAAAGCAACTATTACTAGGCCTCGAAGGAGCATTAAAAATATCCTCATAA
- the queG gene encoding tRNA epoxyqueuosine(34) reductase QueG, producing MDYAQLKADLLAYSAEIGVDKLRIASADPFLSLKDRLIEHQEKGYASGFEHPVLEERVDPRLSLPSARTIISIAVAYPTKMKKAPKSIPGARRGVFSRSSWGQDYHTVLNDRLKKLEAFLRERVGETEMVRMVDTGALSDRAVAERAGIGWSAKNTFTITPEFGSFVFLGNLLTSLPLPLDEPLEDLCGSCTKCIDACPTGALVGPGELNAQACLSYQTQTKGFMPDEYREKIGNYLYGWDTCQLVCPYNKGIDSHHHQEMEPDPELCKPLLEPLLSISNREFKERFGHMAGSWRGKKPIQRNAIIALAHYKEKSALPKLRELLASDPRPVIRGTAAWAIGKIGGSEKEEKTLLTAKETETDQLVQIEIEKGLELLKKQNGPQ from the coding sequence ATGGATTACGCCCAACTGAAAGCCGATTTGCTCGCTTACAGCGCTGAAATCGGCGTTGATAAACTACGAATTGCATCTGCTGATCCATTTCTGTCATTAAAAGACCGTTTAATCGAGCACCAAGAGAAAGGATATGCTTCAGGCTTTGAGCATCCCGTATTGGAAGAACGGGTTGATCCGCGGCTCAGTTTGCCAAGTGCACGTACGATTATCTCGATTGCCGTTGCCTATCCGACAAAAATGAAGAAAGCGCCTAAAAGCATTCCAGGGGCAAGGCGCGGTGTGTTTTCGCGCTCGTCATGGGGACAAGATTATCACACCGTCCTCAATGACCGTTTGAAAAAACTGGAGGCATTTTTGCGCGAACGGGTTGGGGAAACGGAAATGGTGCGAATGGTTGACACAGGCGCTTTATCAGACCGAGCTGTGGCAGAACGTGCCGGCATAGGCTGGTCAGCGAAAAATACGTTTACGATTACGCCTGAATTCGGAAGCTTTGTCTTCCTTGGCAACTTATTAACATCCCTACCGCTCCCGTTGGATGAACCGCTTGAAGATTTATGTGGCTCATGCACAAAATGCATTGACGCGTGTCCAACTGGCGCTCTTGTAGGTCCAGGGGAACTGAATGCACAGGCTTGTTTGTCGTACCAAACGCAAACGAAAGGATTTATGCCTGATGAGTATCGGGAAAAGATCGGGAATTATTTATACGGATGGGACACCTGCCAGCTAGTATGCCCATATAATAAAGGAATCGACAGCCATCATCATCAAGAAATGGAACCAGATCCAGAGCTGTGCAAACCATTACTAGAGCCGTTGTTGTCGATAAGCAATCGTGAATTCAAGGAGCGGTTTGGCCATATGGCAGGCTCATGGCGTGGCAAAAAGCCGATCCAACGCAATGCCATTATCGCCCTTGCTCATTATAAGGAAAAAAGCGCTTTGCCGAAGCTGCGTGAATTGCTTGCGTCCGACCCTCGGCCTGTTATCCGCGGCACGGCAGCTTGGGCGATTGGCAAAATTGGCGGGTCGGAAAAAGAGGAAAAAACGCTGCTAACAGCGAAAGAGACAGAAACGGACCAGCTTGTGCAAATTGAAATCGAAAAAGGGCTCGAACTGTTAAAAAAACAGAATGGACCCCAATAA
- a CDS encoding Dps family protein: MAQEKIQQLLNKQVATWSVLYVKLHNYHWYVKGPHFFTLHEKFEELYNEAGETVDELAERLLALKGQPVATMDEFLQLSAIKEGDKTLSPDEMVRDLVRDYEKISDELKSGIDTCGSLGDDPTQDMLIGLQENIEKHAWMLRAYTKETSDVRS, encoded by the coding sequence ATGGCACAAGAAAAAATCCAACAACTATTGAACAAACAAGTAGCAACCTGGAGTGTTTTATATGTGAAATTGCATAACTACCATTGGTATGTGAAGGGCCCGCACTTTTTTACACTCCACGAGAAATTTGAAGAGTTATACAACGAAGCCGGAGAAACAGTGGACGAGTTAGCTGAACGCCTGCTTGCCTTAAAAGGGCAACCTGTGGCAACAATGGATGAGTTTCTACAACTATCCGCGATAAAAGAGGGCGATAAAACGCTGTCTCCTGATGAAATGGTTCGTGACTTAGTTCGCGATTACGAAAAAATTTCTGATGAGCTCAAAAGCGGCATCGACACATGCGGCTCCCTTGGCGACGATCCAACCCAAGACATGCTCATTGGCTTGCAAGAAAACATCGAAAAACACGCATGGATGCTTCGTGCATATACAAAAGAAACGTCAGACGTTCGCTCATAA
- a CDS encoding M42 family metallopeptidase encodes MYDKELQGIVSILKDLVHIPSPSGYTAEAIAYIRRFLEDVGVQTQLLNKGALLATIEGKNNDKQRMLTAHVDTLGAIVKDIKENGRLAIDKIGGYAFHSIEGEYCLIHKADQSTVSGTIVMHQSSVHVYKDADTAKRNEENIEVRIDAAVHNEKDTKALGIAVGDFISFAPRFEQTPSGFIKSRHLDDKASVALLLQLMKQLAGSKIKLPYTTHFLISNNEEIGFGGNAGIPDKVIEYVAVDMGAIGDGQQTDEFTVSICAKDGSGPYHYGLRTHLVSLCKQESIPYKLDIYPYYSSDASAAIKAGHDLVHGLIGPGIEGSHSMERTHQSSLEATYRLLCAYTYSEMNH; translated from the coding sequence ATGTATGATAAAGAACTCCAGGGGATCGTCTCGATTTTGAAAGACTTGGTCCACATTCCGAGTCCTTCAGGGTACACCGCTGAAGCGATCGCCTATATTAGGCGATTTTTGGAGGATGTCGGAGTCCAGACGCAATTGTTAAATAAAGGTGCGCTCCTTGCTACGATCGAAGGGAAAAACAATGATAAGCAGCGGATGCTCACTGCCCATGTTGATACGTTAGGGGCGATCGTGAAAGACATTAAAGAAAACGGGCGATTGGCAATTGACAAAATCGGCGGATACGCGTTTCACTCCATTGAAGGGGAATACTGCCTCATCCATAAAGCCGACCAAAGTACGGTGTCAGGAACGATTGTCATGCATCAATCTTCTGTCCATGTATACAAAGACGCAGACACTGCAAAACGGAATGAAGAAAATATTGAAGTGCGAATTGATGCCGCTGTCCATAATGAAAAAGACACGAAAGCATTAGGAATTGCCGTAGGAGATTTCATTAGTTTTGCTCCTCGTTTCGAGCAAACGCCATCCGGTTTTATTAAATCGCGTCATTTGGATGATAAAGCGAGTGTAGCCTTGCTTTTGCAGTTAATGAAACAACTTGCAGGCAGCAAGATAAAGCTTCCTTATACGACCCATTTCCTCATTTCAAACAATGAAGAAATTGGCTTCGGCGGAAACGCAGGGATTCCCGACAAGGTGATTGAATATGTTGCCGTTGATATGGGAGCCATTGGCGACGGGCAGCAAACCGATGAATTTACTGTTTCTATTTGTGCGAAAGACGGTAGCGGCCCGTACCACTATGGACTGCGAACACACCTTGTTTCGCTATGCAAACAAGAGTCGATTCCATACAAATTAGACATTTATCCTTACTATAGCTCAGATGCATCTGCTGCTATTAAGGCAGGCCATGATTTAGTCCACGGCTTAATTGGGCCAGGCATTGAAGGTTCCCATTCGATGGAACGGACACATCAGTCTTCACTGGAAGCCACATACCGCCTTCTATGTGCCTACACTTATTCGGAGATGAACCATTAA
- a CDS encoding ATP-binding cassette domain-containing protein, translating into MSALVVESLEKKYGRKRVFTNLSVEMTKNRFIVLLGANGAGKTTFLKVCAGLAPAGKGRISLDGEHKRAARVQLASYVSEEGGFEPHKRVETILHDQKTLYVTFQHRRALEMCKTAGLEEGAKWGALSKGQQHLLSLIVALAKPKPFIFIDELLANLDTAKKEAMVAVLTDFLVEEERMIIMATHAYEDVEMLADGVIFLREEGADIITDLEEWRLTKGQSLKDLFAEVGKK; encoded by the coding sequence ATGAGTGCACTAGTCGTCGAATCACTGGAAAAGAAATATGGACGAAAGCGTGTTTTTACAAATTTATCAGTAGAGATGACAAAAAACCGCTTTATCGTACTTCTAGGCGCAAATGGTGCAGGCAAAACGACATTTTTAAAAGTGTGTGCAGGACTTGCGCCAGCTGGAAAGGGCCGCATCTCCCTCGATGGCGAACATAAGCGAGCGGCGCGTGTTCAATTAGCAAGTTATGTCTCAGAAGAGGGTGGTTTCGAGCCCCATAAACGGGTAGAAACGATTTTGCATGACCAAAAAACGCTTTACGTGACATTCCAACATCGCCGTGCGTTGGAAATGTGCAAAACAGCCGGATTGGAAGAAGGAGCTAAATGGGGGGCGCTTTCAAAAGGGCAGCAACACTTGCTCTCGTTAATCGTCGCCCTTGCCAAACCGAAGCCTTTTATTTTTATTGACGAATTGCTCGCTAATCTCGATACGGCAAAGAAAGAGGCGATGGTTGCTGTGTTAACGGATTTTCTTGTGGAAGAAGAGCGGATGATCATCATGGCGACCCATGCGTATGAAGATGTGGAAATGCTTGCAGATGGGGTTATTTTTTTACGCGAGGAAGGTGCGGATATCATTACCGATTTAGAGGAATGGCGCTTAACGAAAGGGCAGTCCCTTAAGGATTTGTTTGCAGAGGTGGGCAAAAAATGA
- a CDS encoding GntR family transcriptional regulator, which translates to MIRSMQFDPNKAIYTQIAEYYYQQICSGELAPGDKLPSVRETAQRLQVNPNTVSRAYLEMDREQITFSKRGQGTFVTTDLTVIKQLKETLADAQMQALITFMRKLGFSNQEISASLERSLKEMGNQ; encoded by the coding sequence GTGATCCGCAGCATGCAATTTGATCCGAATAAGGCTATTTACACACAGATTGCCGAATATTATTATCAGCAAATATGCAGCGGCGAGTTGGCTCCTGGAGACAAGCTGCCCTCGGTCCGGGAAACGGCACAACGATTGCAAGTAAACCCAAACACCGTTTCACGGGCGTATTTAGAAATGGACCGTGAACAAATTACGTTCTCAAAAAGGGGTCAAGGTACTTTTGTAACAACCGATTTAACCGTGATCAAACAGCTGAAGGAAACATTGGCTGATGCGCAAATGCAAGCATTAATTACATTTATGAGAAAGCTCGGTTTTTCCAATCAAGAAATTAGCGCCTCTTTAGAACGGTCATTAAAGGAGATGGGAAACCAATGA
- a CDS encoding ABC transporter permease, which translates to MIGLIHNEWLKSWYGRKMWLFSIVMAVFMVGALGVALLVQANTDITIAAEDFSEISVMLFPTFIMLYGVVLIAGAIAGEHANGTVKQLLIRPTSRTKILISKWAGNFLLAGLAFGLLVLITTVTAILVFQSDTTVLEITKDTAVTALYQLPTLVFYMALATLIAVLTKSTALTIIITFLPMFFGSIVQFFIVRYEWSKWIVLSHIDFYSNYHELGTMPEPFANMWASLGFLAAHIALILLVAHVVFQKRDVL; encoded by the coding sequence ATGATCGGTCTTATTCATAATGAGTGGCTAAAGTCGTGGTACGGGCGAAAAATGTGGCTCTTTTCGATCGTAATGGCTGTCTTCATGGTAGGGGCACTTGGCGTCGCTCTTCTCGTCCAAGCAAACACTGACATCACGATTGCTGCTGAAGATTTTTCTGAAATAAGCGTCATGTTATTTCCAACTTTTATTATGCTTTATGGGGTCGTTCTCATTGCAGGCGCCATTGCAGGCGAACATGCAAATGGAACGGTCAAACAATTGTTAATTCGCCCCACATCGCGGACGAAGATTTTGATAAGCAAATGGGCGGGCAATTTTCTCTTGGCAGGGCTTGCCTTTGGGCTTCTTGTTCTTATCACAACAGTAACAGCAATTCTTGTTTTCCAATCAGACACAACTGTGTTGGAAATCACAAAAGATACAGCTGTGACCGCCCTTTACCAATTGCCGACGCTTGTCTTTTATATGGCGCTTGCAACATTGATTGCTGTTCTAACAAAAAGCACCGCTTTGACGATCATTATTACATTTTTACCGATGTTTTTCGGCTCGATCGTACAATTTTTCATTGTAAGATACGAATGGTCGAAGTGGATTGTCCTGTCTCATATTGATTTTTACAGCAACTATCATGAATTGGGGACGATGCCGGAGCCGTTTGCAAACATGTGGGCATCACTCGGCTTTTTAGCTGCCCATATTGCCTTGATTCTCCTTGTGGCACATGTTGTTTTTCAAAAGCGAGATGTGCTTTAA
- a CDS encoding ABC transporter ATP-binding protein, whose amino-acid sequence MEYPLKVKELNKSLGKKPIIKNMSFQLERGAIYGFLGPNGSGKTTTIRMIVSLIAPDSGDVEIEGKSVRTNREEALAHIGAIVEDPDLYGYLTGRQNLEHFARMSATPVSKERIDEVVALVELEGAMRKKVKSYSLGMKQRLGIAVSLLHKPSVLILDEPTNGLDPKGIRDLRHYLQRLAREDGVTLLVSSHQLNEIEMLCDKAIIIKHGEVIEQISMHTAVKEKAATFNIQIEAEPVEQAKSVLAGFGKVGEVAGKLELEKQPYEQIPKLVNALVAAGVNVYGMSYRNRLEDAYFSITEGQKEDAS is encoded by the coding sequence ATGGAGTACCCTTTAAAGGTAAAAGAGCTCAACAAATCGCTTGGGAAAAAGCCGATTATAAAAAACATGTCATTCCAATTGGAACGGGGAGCGATTTATGGCTTTTTAGGACCTAATGGATCAGGGAAGACTACCACAATCCGCATGATTGTTTCCTTGATTGCCCCTGACTCAGGAGATGTGGAAATAGAAGGGAAATCAGTGCGTACAAACCGTGAAGAGGCGTTGGCACATATCGGCGCCATTGTCGAAGATCCAGATTTGTACGGCTACTTAACAGGACGACAAAATCTCGAGCACTTTGCACGGATGAGCGCTACTCCTGTTTCAAAAGAACGGATTGATGAGGTGGTCGCGCTTGTAGAGCTAGAAGGGGCGATGCGAAAAAAAGTCAAATCTTATTCACTCGGTATGAAGCAACGGCTTGGCATTGCCGTCTCCTTGCTTCACAAGCCATCCGTCCTTATTCTTGATGAGCCGACAAACGGACTTGATCCGAAGGGAATCCGTGATTTGCGTCATTATTTGCAACGGCTCGCACGAGAAGACGGCGTCACGTTGCTTGTCTCGAGCCATCAACTAAACGAAATCGAAATGTTGTGTGACAAAGCCATTATCATTAAACATGGGGAAGTCATCGAACAAATTTCAATGCATACTGCTGTTAAAGAAAAAGCGGCGACTTTTAATATTCAAATTGAAGCAGAGCCTGTAGAGCAAGCAAAAAGCGTGCTTGCTGGCTTCGGAAAAGTAGGGGAAGTTGCAGGGAAATTGGAACTAGAAAAACAACCGTATGAGCAAATACCAAAGCTTGTTAATGCCCTCGTTGCAGCGGGAGTCAATGTTTATGGTATGTCTTACCGCAATCGTTTGGAAGACGCCTATTTTTCAATAACGGAAGGGCAAAAGGAGGATGCGTCATGA
- a CDS encoding MepB family protein: MNEFYQALTYVNKMFYEPNHLIINAIQEEAQNLDYGAGIFQLNSKSVRFRVAKITPNKIGQFVVFWEKDQANKNQAFSCEKATDLLVINTFTSDNHFGQFVFPKEVLVKQNILKTPTTKGKMAIRVYPRWEHPTSKQALETQKWQLAYFIEVNNTNRFPAQELLKLYS; this comes from the coding sequence GTGAATGAATTTTATCAGGCGTTAACATATGTAAATAAAATGTTTTATGAGCCAAATCACTTAATTATAAATGCTATTCAAGAAGAAGCGCAAAACTTAGATTATGGAGCTGGTATATTTCAACTAAATTCAAAATCGGTTAGATTTAGAGTCGCAAAAATCACACCTAACAAGATAGGACAGTTTGTTGTTTTTTGGGAAAAAGATCAAGCCAATAAAAATCAAGCCTTTTCATGTGAAAAGGCTACTGATTTATTGGTTATCAATACTTTTACTAGTGACAATCATTTTGGCCAATTCGTTTTTCCGAAAGAAGTTCTTGTAAAACAAAATATCCTTAAAACACCCACTACAAAAGGAAAAATGGCTATTAGAGTTTACCCTAGATGGGAACATCCCACTAGCAAACAAGCGCTTGAAACACAAAAATGGCAGTTAGCATACTTTATAGAGGTGAACAATACAAATCGTTTTCCAGCACAAGAACTATTAAAGCTGTATTCTTAA
- a CDS encoding helix-turn-helix domain-containing protein yields MKKMYEHIEIDRKKLINLFIFQARTTERVIPMHFHSNMELIYCINGSLRVWHEGKVTTLMDKDMLFINSNVPHSTQSLTENRVLVLYFPESFFANEQVLIQLNTLEEQLDEQVLSNLRTLLMEIYNLHYSTGTYDYILAQSRIIELKYWLVRHFGQTTELSPATSRADRQKIQTILDFIKEHYTENISLAETARICGYSEAYLSRMFHEYTGQTFTEYKQILCLEKAIDLLDTTNKSLTEISYETGFPNVKSFRKVFKEVMGKTPYEYKKSTEMY; encoded by the coding sequence ATGAAAAAGATGTATGAACATATCGAAATAGATCGTAAAAAGCTGATTAACCTCTTTATTTTCCAGGCGAGGACGACAGAAAGAGTCATTCCGATGCATTTTCACAGCAACATGGAACTGATTTACTGCATTAATGGAAGCTTGCGGGTCTGGCATGAAGGAAAAGTAACCACTCTAATGGATAAGGATATGCTGTTCATAAACAGCAATGTCCCCCACTCCACTCAAAGCCTTACGGAGAACCGCGTACTTGTGCTGTATTTTCCGGAATCTTTTTTTGCCAACGAACAAGTTCTTATCCAGTTGAACACTTTGGAAGAACAGCTGGATGAGCAGGTCCTGTCCAATCTAAGAACGCTGCTTATGGAAATATACAACCTCCATTATTCAACGGGCACGTATGACTATATTCTGGCCCAAAGCCGGATTATTGAGTTGAAATACTGGCTGGTGCGCCATTTCGGCCAAACAACCGAGCTTTCCCCTGCTACTAGCAGAGCCGATCGACAAAAAATCCAAACGATCCTAGACTTTATTAAAGAGCATTATACCGAAAACATCAGTTTGGCTGAAACAGCTCGCATATGCGGTTATTCTGAGGCTTATTTGTCCCGGATGTTTCATGAGTATACAGGGCAGACATTTACGGAGTACAAGCAGATCCTTTGTCTAGAGAAGGCAATCGATTTGCTCGATACTACGAACAAATCGCTTACGGAGATTTCCTATGAGACCGGCTTCCCTAACGTGAAATCGTTTAGAAAAGTATTTAAAGAAGTCATGGGGAAAACCCCTTATGAATATAAAAAATCAACTGAAATGTACTAG
- a CDS encoding glycoside hydrolase family 32 protein — MSKSDAYNLKYHITPTHGLLNDPNGLAHFQGQYHVFYQWNPYGTEHKNKSWGHVVSDNLVNWHRKEMALEPSEWYDKDGIYSGGSIVHEGKLYLFYTGNVINKDGTRASYQCAAVSEDGQQFQKLGPLFEHPVGYTRHVRDPKVWKDDSGNWWLIVGAQREDLTGDALVYKSEDLISWSCQGSFLEQEHSFGYMWECPDVLQFPEHDVFVFSPQGLLEEGDKYKNPNQSGYIVGRISESGKFLGMLSDFNELDRGFDFYAPQTFKVDNRILMFGWMSAMTEETEQAVPTIEEGWVHALTLPREIILADGVLYQRPLHELQLLREHEVHEGISNSGQWSLPSLAAEVVIRFMKQPDSFQLIIRNAVQIDYDYEQNSLTVWRTNWLTNEKEYRRVVLRQPLAELHMFIESSSIELFVNHGEEVFSLRYFLEDTNERSVRFESDCSEAVLSMYRLRESIDEE, encoded by the coding sequence ATGAGTAAAAGTGACGCTTATAACTTGAAATACCATATTACGCCGACACACGGCCTATTAAATGACCCAAACGGGCTTGCCCATTTCCAAGGTCAGTATCATGTTTTTTATCAGTGGAATCCCTATGGCACCGAACATAAAAACAAAAGCTGGGGCCATGTCGTTTCCGATAACCTAGTGAACTGGCACAGGAAAGAGATGGCATTGGAACCTTCGGAATGGTACGACAAGGACGGCATCTATTCCGGCGGGAGCATTGTTCATGAAGGAAAGCTTTATCTCTTCTATACAGGCAATGTCATCAACAAAGATGGAACACGGGCAAGTTATCAATGCGCTGCTGTTTCTGAAGACGGGCAACAGTTCCAGAAGCTCGGCCCGTTATTCGAGCATCCTGTTGGTTATACGAGGCATGTCCGCGATCCGAAAGTCTGGAAAGACGATTCAGGCAACTGGTGGCTGATCGTAGGGGCCCAGCGAGAAGATCTTACGGGAGATGCCCTTGTCTATAAGTCCGAGGACTTGATCAGTTGGTCGTGCCAGGGATCGTTTCTCGAACAGGAGCATTCTTTCGGATATATGTGGGAATGTCCTGATGTGCTCCAGTTCCCTGAACATGATGTCTTTGTCTTTTCCCCGCAAGGCTTACTAGAGGAAGGCGACAAATATAAAAATCCGAATCAATCAGGTTATATTGTTGGGCGCATTTCAGAGTCCGGAAAATTTCTTGGCATGTTGTCTGACTTCAATGAGCTCGACCGGGGATTTGACTTTTATGCCCCGCAAACGTTCAAAGTCGACAATCGAATCTTGATGTTCGGGTGGATGAGCGCAATGACGGAGGAAACAGAGCAAGCTGTCCCGACAATTGAGGAAGGATGGGTTCATGCATTGACTCTTCCGAGGGAAATCATTCTCGCAGATGGCGTGCTATATCAGAGACCGTTACATGAACTCCAGTTATTAAGGGAGCATGAAGTGCACGAAGGAATTAGCAACAGCGGTCAATGGAGCTTGCCTTCCCTGGCAGCCGAGGTCGTTATTCGGTTTATGAAGCAACCTGACAGCTTCCAACTCATCATTAGAAACGCCGTACAGATTGACTATGATTATGAGCAAAACAGTTTGACTGTCTGGAGAACGAACTGGTTGACGAACGAGAAGGAATACCGTAGAGTTGTGCTCCGCCAGCCGCTTGCAGAATTGCACATGTTCATTGAAAGCTCCAGCATAGAGCTATTTGTGAATCACGGTGAGGAAGTGTTCTCTTTGCGGTACTTTCTAGAGGATACGAACGAGCGTAGCGTGCGGTTTGAGTCAGACTGCAGCGAAGCTGTCTTAAGCATGTACCGCTTGCGAGAAAGTATAGACGAGGAGTGA